The Drosophila innubila isolate TH190305 chromosome 2R unlocalized genomic scaffold, UK_Dinn_1.0 1_C_2R, whole genome shotgun sequence DNA window ggacaatgaagatcaaaaaatttagtatttaaattttgatgtagaatcaaaatagagaccaaaaaattataaaattgacattccgcaaggaaatcggatgggttttgacaaagttatggcagtttaaaGTCTGTGAAAATGGTTCaaggaaaaaatggacaatgaagataaaaaatattgagtatttaaattttgatgcagaatcaaaattgagaccaaaaaattataaaactgacattccgcaaagaaatcggttaagatttgacaaagtaatgacagtttaaagtttttgaagcTAAATCGAGTTAAATCAAAGTGTTTTCTATTTGATTAGgaattgataaaaatcaattatgactgtatttattttgaatttgcttTGTTTCTCGGGGTGTAAGTTGACTAATGTGAAGGGTCCTCCAGCTGTAATGGCAACCACAGTGTTTTTCAGCTGACGACGCAACGCGACGCGATGGCATTGCCATTGACCTCGCCACAGCAACTTGCCACAAACGTGCAACAATtgaacttgttgttgtttctgctgttgttgttgtggttgttgttgcaacagttgctgttgcacgaTGGCAAATCGCAATCGCGCCTGGCACCGACTGAAAGAAGGAGGCCGTCGccattgaattgttttttttttccatttgattaattgcagcgattgttgttgttgttgtttattgtacatttttcCACAATTAAATCAGAGATGGAAAACCATAAAATACACCGCAtgtaatattaattgattgttgttgttgttatggttgCACTTGCTGCATTTGgccaaaattaaaacaaatgcgGCTCAGACAGCTTTGCTTTCTTTTCAAGTTTAATGAACGTTAAGCAATTGTAATGACTTATGAGGAAATGGCAGATGGAGTAGAGGTAAAAGGGGGGGAATTACTGACTATTTATGATTAGCGCTATTGCGGCATCTAAACTCATTGAAGGTTGCTGGCCTGcgtttgttgcatgcaacttgactgcaaattgtatatatgtattttatgtaaatgcagGCAACGTTTTGTAACaccaaattattttgattgccTGTAAATTAGGCTCAAGTTCCGCTTTGAGGTTTTGCTCTCGATCGAGCGTTACAAAATGCAATGACGAGAAGCGGCAAGAGTGGGGAAAAGGTGATTTGAATTACTCTAAatcagttttaataatttcacaaaatttgtttaaaattataacgagagaaaatattaacaaatttcttaaattagcttaaaatttgaatgtgtttattttttcttaaaaggAGCTTTAAGCTGTTTAGAATAAAAGCAGAATCTTTtgataatttatgcattttaataagttataaaaattaattcgcTCGGACtctgaaataaattttgaatggaaatgaaatgcaattttaagaaatttacaaattaaaatttagtttgatattctaatatttcataattaaaaaaaaataagacaaaggtgaaaaagaaaagatcCTTAAATAAGCTTTTGTAACTctcaaaaattagttaaaaattgtaattcaaatgtaatactaaaaaaattacagtttatttaaataatttacaaaaaatttgatgaatTTATAAATACGTAAAGCTTTAATAAACATAGCTGATGAGCTTACAAACATATGCTTTTAGGCAGCTTAGAACATGTTgactttaaaacaaaaactttaagttgtttatatttactcacaataatttttactaattttttaaatattttttaaaattggtagTACGAATAGTTATTGTCTAGCTACTGAGCTTATTAAGCTGCTTAGAATAATTAATCTGTACAGCAAAGACTTTAAGCTgcttaaaataagttaaatttaacttattcATAGAATGTCTGTAACTTTGAAATAACTGAATTTCTTGTTTGATTTATgtccaattttaaatataattcccCCATAGATTACAGTCAAATGCTTTTCCATTCAGTAAACTGACAACACACATTCCAATGAGCACTCATCACAGCTCTATAACTAAGTTACTTCTGTCAATGGGCTGTCCATAAAGCGTTTTTGATAGGCCCATCTAAGTAAATTGATTTGGCGCCGTCAGAAGCCCACACAAAATCAATAGACAGTTCGAATTCAAAGCCATGAATGAAACACCCACGGCAGAGAAaccaaaacagaaaacagcaaatagaaaacacaacaaatgaGCAAATCTGTGATGCGATCATAATCAAAATAGGAGTGATTGAATGGTCTAATTAGACGCCGATTTTGACATATTTAGCGTGTAATGATAATTGTAATGACAAGTGCACAAAACACTTGGACAAATCATATCTGCGCTCGGAAGGCGAATGTGACAAAACGCCTCATGAGGTTTACATCACAATTGCCATCACGTAGTTCCCCCAAACGCAcagtggtaaaaaaaaaactcagataaattcatattaatttatgttttcaatatttttgatatgagAATAGATATAAGCTGTCTGGGTTAGGTATGTGTATTGTGTAAGcttattaattactttaaaatttcatttttacatttgattttcattgaaaacattgtataaaaaagtttaaataaaatcgaaaatataaaccattaagaaaactaaaaaaaatatgatgaaTATTGTTAATCGAAtgtattagaaaaaataatctagtaccaaatttaaaaaattaaagaattataAACTAGCATTTCTGGCCACTGTGCAGCAGTAATCAACCGACTGTGACTAAGAAATGTTTCAGACGCTCTGCTTCTATTCATAATCCTATCACTATCGCATTGTCGCTTAGAAAGAACTTCAAAGGGAGGAAAGAAAGAGGGGagtttttttatatgctcAGACGGCGTTGAATTTCGCACATGCCAAGCATATAAGTTGTCTCATGTATCACACTGTTTTCCAACTGAATGCATTTGAATAATGTATGCGGAAAAATGCTGGCAACAATTTACAAGGTTAGTTTTGTCGTTTCATAATATTTGGAAGATTCCCTTTTAAGAtcttgttattaattattctgAATTTGGCAACACTTTAATTACATTTCTATAAGCTATCTGTTAATCTTTTTTCAAGTTCACACggcatatttgaattttccatTAGACTGTCTACGATAAATTGTTAcaggaaatttgaaaaaaaaacttgttttaacTTTTGTCAGTTGATGCAGatcaaatgttaatttaaattttaatgtttttacgTATTACAAAgcttgaaaatttcataaaactaattttaaacaatttgatttCACACTCAAAATGTCAAACACATTCGGAATTTTCTATCAGAAAAtcagtataaataaaagaatcgAAAGTCGCTCaatcaaaacatttaaaaatttaataaaaagcgtTTGTATTTGCATAAAGAGCGCTTTGATttgtcttttaatatttatcaatcaatttgatggcaagttcgttgcctaagtcttttgtttgcgATGCACAAAAATACCGATAGCAAATACCAATCGATAATAACGGTAAACGACGCAAttcagctacaacaacaacaacgacaacttaATGAGACTGTATTGGCATAATTAACGTTGCTAATCATAATGCAGCCTgtggagaaagagagagatgggGAGGGAAAAagacaataaaaacatatacaacgtgttttttttatcaataactgGTTTCCACTCATTACTAATGAAACAATCATagttatttaaacaaaatgcaaatgattgCGTCACTTTAAAAGTAGAGGCATTAAgcagataaagataaaaatgagagaaaaaaaatgaaaatagaaaaacaaacacattCAAATTGCGCGCTTacgaaacaaaatgaatagcattaagatacaacaacaacaacaaaaataactatGACTGTGATtggaatcttttttttttataatacgcaaatatatttttttttttcttttttttctaagctatttacaaatataatattgctAGAGTCAGAAAACTGCTCGCAAGTCACGTTAAtagtttaaacaaatttatttattttactttagtttactttaccttttttttgcttgtgctAATTGCAAGTGCGCTAAATTCAAGCtgctaattgaaaatgtgcCGCCTTCCCCATTTAACAATGCGCTGCTTTCAGTGGGAGGCACAgtcaaaaatgccaaataaactAGTCaacaaaacagacaaaaggaaataatgaaaaacacaagtatgcaacgacaacaacactaacaataacaacaactacagcaatgAGAGCAGGTGCCTTCTAGCTGACGACCCTGCTCTCTTTCGCAACCTAGCAATGTATATACAGTAcgtaaaaaaattgttttaacaaaGCTAAAAATGTTACAAgcaaaatacttatttttctcagtcgaaaaaaaaatacacatcataaaaaataattttttttgctcaaatataatgattttagTCAGTTTTATTTGGTTGCTTAGaaaaaacatcttaaaattgacCATAGATTATGAATTTGGGTTACCAATCCTttgggtctatagaaatctatacatatatatcaacCCTTTTTTTGCGCAATGATCGTAAGcgcctaaaaataaattttttagtaCACGTTGTTTCTGATTAGTTACggattaacttaaaaaatgacCCCTACGATCATACCGCCAAAACGGGtcgatataaaaatattaattttaaaatctattttttttacatcactaattttatgatttaaaaaaatttaaattataaataatttttaagttttagcccatctactaaaaaaaaaaaaaaaaataagcattaGAAAAAAcccttttaaatattcaattccTTAAGAAAACAATTAGTTGACACACTGTATGCCTCGCTCTCTcgccccctctctctctatctgtgtCTCTCTAAGCCGCTCTCTCAGCGGCGCATGCTTGCAATCTTTCACTTTTTGTGTGTCTGCGCTCGCGCGCTCCACTTTTAGTAGTAAATTATTTCTCgtctgctttatttttatttttgtgttgtttgttgttcattatttattattattgttgccttGATTATACACACGCGATATATGCAAGTGCATGGCTGGAAAGCCGactttagtattttatttgttcatcCCTTTGCCTCCCAACTGTTTGACATactttgaacattttttttttttagtattttcaaTTGTTCTCTCTGTTTATTCTTGcggttgctttttgttttatttgcttgcttgtatgtgtgtgcgtgtgtgttgttttCTACGCAGCTTAAACAACTTTCTTCTCTCTCATGCGTTTTGAGGGGCGCGCTTTGTGCAAAAgtatttatgataaatttcacacacatacattcacacacgcacacacaaacacacacactcacacacttaaGCACAAGCTGGTATAGCAACAAAACTCGCCACTAAaatcactcacacacacacagttcaGTGAGCACACATTAAAGTTTGGCTCTAAattcttcatattttattacatttttggcattcttgtcatatttttggtgtgtgcaaacaaacaaacagtttATTCATTTTGGATACTAACACAAATACGACCATAAACGGGAATGTAACAAATTTCATTAccaaacacacatatatatatatacacacacaagtgTAAGGTGAATTATTAACCGACCGCTATACCACGCTATTACAACGACGATCGCTTTGAGACTGACTCTTGAGAGCTTTGAGATTGACACTTGAGAGCGAGAGCTTTTAGGCCGAGCATTCAGTTGAGTTCTGTTACAATAACAGTAAGTCTGTTAACTAACagaaaagttaaataatgaacagtgctgccaacttgttagagaaaaaatagctgtttctggctggaaaacatccagctgaaaatatatttaaaatagccagatttccagctaatagcaatttaaatatttttctagctAACGagctctgaaaatagccagtactagctttaaaatatctaagtttgcaacagcaataactgaaaaaaatatgacagcGACTGACAAGtgacaacaataaatatagaaaaaaatatggcaGCGACTGACAACTGACAACAATAAATGTAGAATGCGAGAAAATTGCAggcaattcaaatatttaaattttaaaaaacacacaaaataaatagtgCTGTAAATTGCCATTACTTGCGATTAGTGACCAGCTGATTGGCAGGTGGACATATTGACCGACCGCCACAGTCATCATATATCGAGAATTTatctacaaacaaaaaaatattgagagAAATTGGgacaaaattgcatttcatttgtggCGTTCAACAATAGAATGGGTAATTCGTTAGGCTTCCtaagcgacgacgacgaattATGGGAGTTTCCTGAAGATGGCTTGGGCTACAATGTTATCAATTTTACGGTTAATGCCATGGATGTGCAATTTCGTCCCCGCGATTATCAACCAAACAATTTGCCAGTGATACGTGAAAAACCCAAATTGGACAAATTTCAAGTGAGCACGAAATGCGtattgtgtatttgtatgtaaactATATATAACAGAATCCGAATCCACTGTTAAATTACAGAGCACAGACATGTACAAACAGATAAAGGCACGCAGCAGTTTGGTCAATAATAAACCAAACGAACAGCGTTGGAATTTAATGCAAGCATTGCAACAGCGTGAAAATGGAATTGCCTCTCCGGGCAGCGATTCATTTTCTCCCAATCAACAGAGATATTTCTCCAATCTATATATACCCAATCAGAAGGCAATGCGTCTCATGTCATTGGACGCCAAAGTCTTTGTTACCAAGTTCAACAAGAGTGGCAGCAAACTGTTAACAGCTTGTCAAGGTCAACAACAGTTACCAGTTAACAGTTTCTGttgagtatttatttatgtatttgtattgcagATGGTTTTGTACGCATTTATGATGGCTCCAAGGGAACTTATCATCTACTCAATCGCATCAATGCCCGCGACGTACAGTGGAGCATCACTGACGCGGACTTTAGTCCCAATGGGCAGCACTTTGCATACTCCACCTGGTCGCGATCATGTAAGTTTCTCAAATTTAAGAACACCCTTAATAGGCATGAAAAAAtgggaaatttaaaaaaatgtctaaaTCTTTAagtaattcttttattttattacataatttcacactaaagtattatttttttatgatttttaaaatgtcaataattataattttattgctctAAGATATAaggattattattataattattattttattttattaaattatctttcacttaactattattttattaaatataatttatataattttggcataatatttgaaaaatttctaataGATTACCGAAATGTCAATCTAAATCGTAATCTCTTCCGGTTTCAGTCTATATAATGCCAGTTAATGGATCGGACGATGACTGCCAGTGGATCGATGTAAATGAGACTTCGAGCAGTCGTGTCGCAATCTTCTCACTGCGCTTTTCCCCTACGGGCGATAAGATCAtcggtggcagcaacaatgccACCGTTATTGTGGGCGATGTTGCCACACGTGCCACACAGATTCTGCGCACACATCGCACTCCGGCTACGGACGTGAATGCCGTGTGTTATGTGCACGATAAGGATCCCAATGTTATCATTGCTGGATGTGATGATGGCCTTTTAAAGGTCTACGATTTGCGTACTTCTTTTCGCACTCGCTATCTGTCCAAATCTGTGATTTCATTTATTGGACACTACGATGGTATTACGTACATTGATCCACGCAACGATGGCTACCACGTGCTAACCAATTCCAAGGACCAAAGCATCAAAATCTGGGACATGCGTCAGCCCAGCAATCTCCGGAATCGCGGCAGTTCTCGCCAACACCAGCAATCGATGACCAAGTGGGATTATCGCTGGGATCGTGTGCCACGCGAATGTAAGCTGCATTTACAGATATTACTCATTGATTTCCAGtttcagaaatatttttactcgAACATATTCGAAAAATTCCTTAAATTCAGGTTGATTCTTTTTATATCtgaatgtagaatcaatttaaaggccaaatcatgatcaaattgGCATTCCggttgaaaatcggttcagttttgatcaagctatgacagtttgaagttggacaACCCCTTgaactagcaactttaccacaaccgatattcggttcttgacattGTTCATATTAGAATAATAATGTGGCTTAgacatatttacaaaatgacCTAATCTATTGATTATATTAATTCAggtatataatttgtaatttatttagaatatttaCTGTTGGATTACAGttcataaaattcttttttagaTGTTTTAATAGTTTCTGTTCCATCTCTCCTTAGTTTACAATCCTCACAAGGCGCTTGATGGTGATAGTAGCATCATGACCTATCGGGGTCATCGGGTCAGCAAAACTCTGCTTCGTGCCAAGTTCTCGCCCCTGGAGCAGACTGGACAGCGTTTTATTTACACTGGCTGTGCAACTGGACGTATTATAAgtaagcaattaattaaatgcaatccTTTCGGGCAGGGTCTAAATTCAATGttataaataagaatttaaattaaaataatttctagtAGCCGCAgtccttaaaattatttctattaatatttcagTTTACGACGTGCTCACTGGACGAATTCGTGAGGCTATTGAGGGACATCGAAATGTCATACGTGATTTGGATTGGCATCCAGTGCGCTCAGAGATTGTGTCCAGTTCGGTAAGACAATCaacaaattgtatttcattcaaattttataacaaatattaatattgcattatttttagTGGGACTCGCATGTGCATCTGAACAATTACAACAGGAACATGGCTCCACAGTCGCTGAAACGTCGACGTAGCTCAACGCAGGATAATAAACCGTTGCGTCGGTCACGTCGTCTGGCCAAACGCAACGAAACGCCTTCCCTCTAAACGGAAGTGCAGGGTACAAATCAAGCAGGCATGACTATGGATATAACATGCTGTTTAGAATATATATTGCACTTAACACATAAGTTTacgttaattaattttgtccaGATCTTAAGGCTATGCAGAGGAATcgtatacatattatatacatgtataaatatatatattattatatattataagtgATATGCTAACCACCAACGCTGTAAACCAAAACAAGTCCCTCTTGGTTCTATGAACAAGACTGAAGACATGGCACAGATTCGAGCTGTTGATTCAGCtctcaaaaatcaaaagctTCAATTCCCTGACATAGCATACAACCTCCCTAAACAAACGAATATATATGACTCATCACAATCATTCAAGTTTCATCTTCAAGTACCATCTTATATTGTCTGGCAGGTTTATTgaattatcatattttattgttatacattaaaatgtaaactatgtacaaaaagaaaaactaataTAATCTATACATTTAAGAATCCagttgaaatattattatattttctgtgttaatttattaacatatttgtttcaaataagaattacgagtttaaaatgaattaaaccaGATAAAAGTGACCCAAATGTTTGAGTAAAACTAAGATATGTACTTTTTTgcggcttttttttttgtaaaaattacaatttttatttttaattcaaaaatgtgtatatcacaaactaaatttaaaaattataaaataattaatagacattttttttataaaaattattcaccaactcttattttgtttaaaactgAAGAAATCTCTCGATTTACCAATTTCCCTTGCACAtttcataatataaatttaaaaagttaaagaataaatattttttttatttttaagaattgatAAGAGTTTGTGAATtcttttaagcaaataatagattttgataattattttataattttttgtgctGAAATACTActacttgttttttaaaatttttattacaataaaaaaaaaaatgttatatctCAAACTAAGttcaaaaattagaaaataattaaatgccaattttaatttaaaatttttcactttcaagAAATctcttgtttaaaaatatttcattgaaCATTtgatattatcaaattttaaaaattgaatacaatgtttttatttattaaaaaaaataaaaatgagttgctgaataatttttaaataagtaaggaaatttaataattattttatagtttcttATGGTGAAATATTACTACTTATTttctaaactttttaataaaaactcaagaggtattttttttttaaatatttattttaaaaattttaatcgtTATGCTGCGTAGTTAAACTAAATTCCAGAGAAGACTTGACGTCGTTTTCTAGCTCTCACTGCTGTTTTATGAGTAGTTCTTTTGGGTTTAATGTTACCATCTGGATCTTGACTGTATTTGCTGCTTTTGCCCTCCCAGAGACTCATAATACGCAGTGCATCGTTTTTAGCCTGTACTACTTTAAGTTGTATATTTTCATCGATATTATATCCTGGAATTTGGGGCAGTGTTGAGTTCTTGAACGCCTTCATATCAACGATGTGGAATTTTTCTGCgcaaaatgaagaaattgtgcaaatattaaatgagtctcgtaatgcaattaattgctcataagttaaataattatctGGCTGGAGTTTTAAATCTTTATCCTTTTTATTAGCACTTACATTGGATTTGTGCTTCTTCTTATCGCTTtcctttaaattgtttatagcATTTTCCTCATCTGTTGATTCCACCTCAAAGATTTCACCTTCTTTGTCATCGGTTTtagttttattctttttttctgaattttcCTGGTGAGTTTCTTCAATTTTCTTAGACTTTTTCGCCTTTTTAGTCGTTTCGCCAGTTTCTTCGGTTGTTGACTCTTTTTTTAGCGCCTCAGCCTCGTCTTGTTTAtccttctttttctttttgcgcTTTGGCGGATTGGTTTCCTCGACTTCCACTTCTAGAAGAATTTCCTGCTCCGCTGAACGCTTGCAATTCTTTTGTTTCTTCTCCTTAGTTGCAGTTTCTGATTCTACTTTCTCCTGCTCTTTAGTTTGCTTCTTATCCCGCTTGGATTTCTTCTCCTGACTGTGATTTTCTGCTGTAGAATCGACTTCCATTTCTTCGGCTACTTCTTTGACCTGCTTGgacttctttttcttcttctccaGGTCTGTTGTTTCATTTACTGCTTCTTCCAGCTTAGTGACATCCTGTTTAGACTGCTTTTCTTTTGTAGTTTTCTCATCTATCAACTCAACTTCCGTTTCTTCTTTTAAAGCACGCTTGgacttctttttcttcttctccgCAGCAGCTGTTtcttcagtattttgcacCTTGGACTCCTTTAACTCTGTCAGTTCCACTTCCATCTCTTCTGGGACTTCTGAAACTGCAAGCTTAgacttctttttcttcttttccttAGGCGCTGTTTCTGAAACAACTTCCTCATTCAGCTGAGCTTCTTTTATTGTATCTTTCGGCTCATTAGGAATCTTGTCAGCTGCTTGCTTGGACTTTTTTGTCTCTGTTTGACCTGCTTGCTCTTCATTCAGTTTAGCTTCTTCTAGCTGCTTCTCCTTCTCATACTTGgacttctttttctttttctccttAACTTCTGTTTCTTCTGCCTTGCTTAGTGATTCTTCCAGTTGCTGCTTCTCTTCTGCAGCTTTCTCTTCATTGTCTTCTGCCAATGCTTGCTCCATCTTCCTTTTCTTCTTATCCTTAACTGCGGCTACGATAacttcctcctcctcatcaGCAGCCTGCTTCTTAgacttctttttcttctttttgtctATATTTAACTCCTCCATCTGCTCATTTTCCTCCAGTTGCTGCTCCGGCTGCTGCTCTAAATTATTTTCCATCTCTCCAGCTCCAACTTTCGACTTGAACTTACTTTTCATCGCCTCCATTTTTAGCCTGAAATAATCACTGACAGATAAACCAGTGCTCACTGTTTGTACACCTGCAAAATTTTCATTGACAGGCTTatcttcttcttccttttcTTCTAGAGTTGCCACTGGGATAGCAATATCATCTGCCGCCTTTTTGCCAAATATATTGGCCAAATCCTTTTCGCTATATTGCGCCAAATCCTTTCCCCGCGTAAATTTCTTGTAGTGCACACGCGCCTTGCTAAACTTGGACTTTTCTTCTAGGGAAACGCCGCTAATGTTTTCCTTCAAGGTTTTGGGTTTTGGTTGCTCCTTTGGTTCCGGTTTGAAACCAAATCCCATCATGGGACGCGcttcttcctcctcctccgcctcctcctTGTCATTACTGTTATCCTCCCCGTTAAGTTCCTTAAGCAGTCCATTAAAGCCCTCCTCATGTATTGTCCACTGATCATCGCGATTCTCGTATCCTAATCCTTCAGCGTCGTTCTTAAAACGCACACGCACAAATTCCTGAGCGCCATCCTCATTGGCGCCCAAGCCGCGACCCTTGGACCAGCCCATCTTCTCCAGCATTTTGGTGCCGAAACGCGAATCATctgcataataaatataaacattactTAAATGCGCTTAAAACGTTGTCAccaattttatcatttctcTTTTCTCGTCACCTTCGTAGAGCGCCTTGCCGCGCGGACACAAATTGTATCGTTTACGACGACGCGGTTCAGCAAGCATagccattttttaaattaaatcagtACAACTGactcttattaatatttttttagtttaaataataaaaatgataactATAAACTGCAATAAATGCGTAGCTAATAGCTCAACACGTGCAGAATAAAAGAGAATGAAAGGCAATCATAATCAGCTGTTTAAGACGGTGGCATGCAAATTGTGTCGTGTGTGGGCTACCAACGAAATAAAAGAGAATGGAAGGCCACAAAAAATCAGCTGTTTGCCAAtcgcaattttatttttttactaggTGGCAACACTTTTCTTAAAACAGCTGATGCAGCGGtgaaattctttttgtttatttattttggtatttatgcaaaatttaagcatttaattaaactttttgaaaTGGATATAAGTGCAGATGTGGCTGCCATTATAAAGCAGGCGCCGGATTGGAATTTTGCAGGTGATTGTGCGCTGCTGGAGCTGATGAAACGGATTTCGCAGGTGGGCGtgatttgaaaacaaaaaaaacatgacAAATTTTCCTAtcaatttgtatgtttgttttttaagaatcTACAAGAACGCGGCGAACAAACcagcaataatttaaatgcattcgAAACGAATGTAAGGCGTGCGGATATTGCATTGGATAATGCCACAAACAGTTTGCGATCCTTGCAATTTGGCCAACAGTTTGTGGAGTATCGAGTGGAAGAAGTGGACGACGATGACTTTGCCATGCCCGAAGAGCTCAACAGGAAGCCCGAGGTGCCGCCGAAGAGTTCCCAGGAGATGGCCAAGGAGTTTCTGCAGAACAATTTGCAAATGTTTCGCAAGAACTTCGAACCGGTTACCATTGAAGTGCCCGACTCCGATGATGAAGATGGAG harbors:
- the LOC117785425 gene encoding DDB1- and CUL4-associated factor 11 yields the protein MGNSLGFLSDDDELWEFPEDGLGYNVINFTVNAMDVQFRPRDYQPNNLPVIREKPKLDKFQSTDMYKQIKARSSLVNNKPNEQRWNLMQALQQRENGIASPGSDSFSPNQQRYFSNLYIPNQKAMRLMSLDAKVFVTKFNKSGSKLLTACQDGFVRIYDGSKGTYHLLNRINARDVQWSITDADFSPNGQHFAYSTWSRSFYIMPVNGSDDDCQWIDVNETSSSRVAIFSLRFSPTGDKIIGGSNNATVIVGDVATRATQILRTHRTPATDVNAVCYVHDKDPNVIIAGCDDGLLKVYDLRTSFRTRYLSKSVISFIGHYDGITYIDPRNDGYHVLTNSKDQSIKIWDMRQPSNLRNRGSSRQHQQSMTKWDYRWDRVPREFYNPHKALDGDSSIMTYRGHRVSKTLLRAKFSPLEQTGQRFIYTGCATGRIIIYDVLTGRIREAIEGHRNVIRDLDWHPVRSEIVSSSWDSHVHLNNYNRNMAPQSLKRRRSSTQDNKPLRRSRRLAKRNETPSL
- the LOC117782934 gene encoding glutamic acid-rich protein, encoding MAMLAEPRRRKRYNLCPRGKALYEDDSRFGTKMLEKMGWSKGRGLGANEDGAQEFVRVRFKNDAEGLGYENRDDQWTIHEEGFNGLLKELNGEDNSNDKEEAEEEEEARPMMGFGFKPEPKEQPKPKTLKENISGVSLEEKSKFSKARVHYKKFTRGKDLAQYSEKDLANIFGKKAADDIAIPVATLEEKEEEDKPVNENFAGVQTVSTGLSVSDYFRLKMEAMKSKFKSKVGAGEMENNLEQQPEQQLEENEQMEELNIDKKKKKKSKKQAADEEEEVIVAAVKDKKKRKMEQALAEDNEEKAAEETEVKEKKKKKSKYEKEKQLEEAKLNEEQAGQTETKKSKQAADKIPNEPKDTIKEAQLNEEVVSETAPKEKKKKKSKLAVSEVPEEMEVELTELKESKVQNTEETAAAEKKKKKSKRALKEETEVELIDEKTTKEKQSKQDVTKLEEAVNETTDLEKKKKKSKQVKEVAEEMEVDSTAENHSQEKKSKRDKKQTKEQEKVESETATKEKKQKNCKRSAEQEILLEVEVEETNPPKRKKKKKDKQDEAEALKKESTTEETGETTKKAKKSKKIEETHQENSEKKNKTKTDDKEGEIFEVESTDEENAINNLKESDKKKHKSNVSANKKDKDLKLQPDNYLTYEQLIALRDSFNICTISSFCAEKFHIVDMKAFKNSTLPQIPGYNIDENIQLKVVQAKNDALRIMSLWEGKSSKYSQDPDGNIKPKRTTHKTAVRARKRRQVFSGI